Below is a genomic region from Silurus meridionalis isolate SWU-2019-XX chromosome 10, ASM1480568v1, whole genome shotgun sequence.
atttttggaCAGATCTGCTGGTGCGTCTCGTCTCGGTTGATTTGCACACGTTTGGACCTGAAGCTCTGACGGCTATTAAACTGATCGAGCACCAGAGCACAAACAGCCAGGTGGCAGAGGTACGGCCACAGCTTGTCGAGAATGTACCTCCTCCGGTTCAAGGAGCACCCGTGACAGGTAAGAACTTCTGTTTCCTTTCATCATTTCAGACCTAAATACGGACATTAAGGTTAAACATGTTGCCTCAGGCTGCCAAATCACTGTTTCGGAGCAcgtgcttctttcttttcaaacagGAAGCAATCGGCAGTAATAATTACcctggtgtgtgtttatttattttgcagctCAGCACTGCCCTCTAATGTTCACAGCATTTATTACACTTCTCTGCTTTAGACCAATCACAAAAAGATGAACAATGTAAAGTTGTAAAGCGCAACAATGCCTTTTTCCTGCTGCTACATTTGACCTCCTATGACCTCTGGTTTTATAGTGACAAGAGTTTCAGTCCAGACTAACCCTCCGCCTGGCATTGTAGAGATCGATGGAGAAAAGTTTGCATCTCAATGGtgagtctttttctttctttttttttttttgagcccCACTTCAAATAGTCCTCAAGACCCAATCTTGCAACACGGGAATAGATCTAAACGGCAACTGAACTATTTCAGTTTGGATTTTTATATCTGATTTGTTTATCCATGTGAATTTGACCAGATATTCAAGTTTCAGGTTTGTGTGTAGCTGCAcagatttattaaatataaattatgcaaaacgtaaaattgcttgtagtttatcaacatttgtgaacatcaacagtttgttttttttaaataaaatgcctgcttggttaaatagtATATTAGGtaatattttatcaaaataaaatatataaaaattaaatagaataaatctattttatttgttagaccccatttgggtaatacagatgtgtgtgtgtgtgtgtgtgtgtgtgtgtatgtgtgtgacaaTTTTTAATtgtctaaagatatgttctattTAACTGACCTATGTATTTCATTCCTTCTacccttcattcattcattcattcactccctttgaattgaattgaattgaattgtcacaattttctccttttaagagaaattcttgaagctgtaaaataaattaaataatccGTATCACTTAGGTGTCGTAAAACCGAAGTGGTAGTGATTTCATGTCTGCGCAAAAAAGAATCGCACTTTTACAACAAATCGTTTTTACAAAAAcgctacaaatcgtatttctggTAATGGAGTTTGTAGCCACATTGACAGTGTGCCAACTTTATACCTATGGCATcgttttgtatgttttaaagttaaataataaaaaaacgatgACACTgtgtgaggcggagactaaacaaacttgtggtccgccgcttaatatgttcctgaggaaactcGGATTGtaaactatgttccgcacgtaaattCGGTTTactgaaccgaaagccctgtaccgaaacaCTTCGGAAGCAATGCATGTAAcgttatataatttaatattaaagggAAAAATTTGGGCATCAGTCAGTCTTTGGTATTTAATCACAATTTAGTTCAAAATGATTGTGtattaaatctctctctctaccaCCTCCCTTCTTCTCCAGGCTGAATGCTCATTATGAGGTACATGCAGAAGGCTCTGTTTCACGCTCCGAGCTGTACTCTGACTACCTGGCAACATGCGGCAAGCTGTCACGTAGCGGTGTTCTCACGTCTAACtgtttttacaaatgtttaagGTGTGTATGTTTGTCTTTCTTAATGTCTTATACATATTTATCGGTGAAATAATGcctcatacatttttaaatttatttttttaacaggacAATATTCCCTAATCATACGATTAAACGCATGGAAGAGTCTAAGGTAAACTCTCAAGCTCAGATCCATGTAGTTGGTTTGAGGAAAAGGGCGATTCCTCTACACATTCAACTGTATTACCAGCAGCAGTCCTGTCCTGTACCAGGGCCCAAACCCGAAGCCTCCTTAGACCCTCCACATCACACCCAATCAGGTAAGCCAGTGTTCTGTTTGTTGCTGTTTGGgctttgctgttgtttttgtgtcttttacTAACGTCTGCTGATGTTTGCCAGCGTTGCCGCCTGGTGTGGGTGGGCAGTTTGTCCGGGCACCAGCACCAAGTCTTACTGCCAACCAAGCATCACCACCCGTTGCCTTCAACATGCATGGAGCTCCCAATCCTCATCCTCATGTTCCAGCACCAGCTCCACGGCTCCCAGCGAACCCACTGGTACAAACTCCACCGCCTTCCTCGACAGCAGCTTCACCGATGCTTCCACGACCTAACGACATTCTAAAGACCGCCATGATCCAGAGCTCCATTCCCACCACTCCCCTTGCCTCCACCCAGACTTTCGTTCCACATGCTCCAGTAACACTGATGCAGAAGGCACTACCACAGGGACATATCCTCACAGGAAGAGTACAGGCAGCCTGCCCTCCCCTGGAGCAACAACGGCTTCCGACCCCACTGAGCCAGCAAGTTGCCTCTTCCCAGGATTCGTTGGTGGTACCAGCCAACCCTCCTCAGTACTCGAGCACTCCTTGTACACCATTGGTGGCAGAAGGGCAGGTGTTTACCGTAGCAGGTGTACAGAGCACCCAAGGATCACGTGTGACTTTCCAGAATATTGCCCCAAAGCCTGCCCCGCAGGCACAGCATGCGCTAcaccaccagccacacctccagcagcagcagagcTTGGTTATAGTCAGCCCTAATCCACAGCCCAATCCTGCCTTTGCCCCAGCCATCCACCACATTGTCCTGGCCAACCCCTCAACCATGCAAAATGCCCAGACTATCCAGATTTCAGGGCCTCCCGCCACCTCTCCTCAACCGGCCTCTTCCCAACTCAACTCTTGCTCCAGTCCATCCTCAAATCCCACCCCGGGCCAGGGGCCACCTCCTACTGTCAGCCAGATGCTGTCTGTTAAAAGGCAGCAGTTACAGATTCACACATcacctacaccaccaccaccaccccctccACCAACCCCTCCCATGGCCCCACCCATATCCCCTGCCCAGACTACCTCTACAGAATCTAGCTTGATCAAACAATTGCTGCTTCCAAAGCGTGGCCCCACGACACCAGGAGGCAAGCTTATTCTGCCAGCACCACAAGTTCCTCCTCCTGCCAGCACCAGGGCACCGAGCCCACAGGTAGTTTACCAGGTAACCAACAGCAGCCAGGGAACTCCACAAACTCCACAGCTAAATGTACAGCTCATGCAGAGCTCGCTGCAAGCTCCAGGTGCTGTACAGACCGTCCCCATTTCAATCCTACCCGGGCAGATCCTTTCCACCTCCAACTCTGCCACCATCTTACAGGCCACGCCTAACAATCAGGTCACGTTCACGGTAGTGCCAAACTCTAGTTTCCCTAATGCCGCAGTGAGCAGCCAGGGGGCACCGTCTCCTATGGTTTCACAGACGGGTCTAACCATCAACACATCACCCCCAACAATCGGTTTCCAACTGACCCCGCCCATCCCTCCTCCAGCATCCACACCTGTCCCGCCTTTCCGAGGTGACAAAATCATCTGCCAAAAGGAGGAGGAAGCCAGGGATGCTGCAGGACTTCATGTCCACGAGAGGAAGATCGAGGTAATGGAAAACTCCTTGGTGACCGAAGTCTCCACCAAAGCCAGCAACGGGCAGCCTATGGAGGTTGACAGACCTGGGGCCAAGCTGCTCAACGGTAGGAAGTTTGACTCGAGTCTACCTCCATACCACTCAGGGAACAGCCTGCCAGAGGCTCTGCAAGGTGCACAGGCCCTCAACGGTCCAACCATACAGGGCAACGATAGCACGGCCAAACAGACGTCAGGAAGCGCACCCTCTGAATCTATAAAACCCCTTGTAAACGGGGTGTGCGACTTTGAAAAAGTCGGGGAAGCCACGACCGGTACCCATCCAAGCAAAAACATTCCAAATCATAAAGCTTCCAAACACATGGGCAACGGGGAGGTGCTGATTCCTTCAAAAGTGCACGAGACTTTTACTGACTCAAACTCCCCCCAGCAAGGCACTGCAAAAGCAGAGCAGCTGGAACGTCTGGCCAATGGGCCGAAAAGCTCTGGTCACAGCGCTGAGATTTCCAACGGTCCCTCAGCCCAGAGCTTGGACACGTCAGGCTCGAGGCAACAGCATTCACCTCACAACCACGTCTCTCCTGCAGCACCACCTACTACCCAGAATCCCCCTGGAGCAGACCCGGCTACTAATGGCACGTCTGAGAGCAGGCCCCTAAAGAGACCAGCAGAAGACAGCGACCGGGGCGCTTCGGGAATCCCCAACAAGGTGGGAGTGCGGATTGTCACCATCAGCGACCCCAACAATGCTGGCAACAGTTCTACCATGGTGGCAGTCCCGGCAGGTGTTGACCCAAGCACAGTAGCAAAAGTAGCAATAGAAAATGTAGCGCAGCAGAGACCCGGTGTGCCTGCTCCGCTTCCTGAAACGACCATTCAGGTAAGACTTCTACACTTTCGGAGTAAAATATGTTTGCCTGGGGGTTCGATACTGGTGTAGTCCTTTATTCTATTTGATCATTTAGCCTGTATTATGAGGGAAAAATCCAGTTTCGTCAAGGGTATAACTCGCACTCCTGGGAGAGTGGGGGAAGGATATTTCTGTATGATGGATATCAGCGGTgcaaaaaactatttttgtgTTATGGCTTTCGGACTGCTTgctaaaagtatttttaataagTGTTTATCACTATCTAGGACTGTTTTAGGTATTTCTTCCTAGAGACAATGTGGGAAATGAGACATCCAACCCCCCAACTTTAATATTTTTCCAAT
It encodes:
- the arid2 gene encoding AT-rich interactive domain-containing protein 2 isoform X1; this translates as MANSTGKNAPEQRRKGLAFLDELRQFHQSRGSPFRKLPVVGGKELDLSALYARVVSLGGFAKVSDRNQWSDLGEEFSLPRSCSNAAFVLKQFYLRYLEKYEKVHHFGEDDDEVQPGNPKQSLPIGAIPCSYNYQQHTVSDYLRQSYGLSTDFVPPCDYNKLVLSLLSGLPNEVDFAINVCTLMSNESKHTMQLEKEPKLVTLLLAHAGVFDDSLGSFSAVFGIDWREKTSRDFVRFWKDIVEDIEVKDLISDKSCTPQGEGPEQRAEQVVLFHPQRSMGISDVEGQRVLQVAIILRNLSFEETNIKQLAANRTCLRFLLLCAHCMFISLRQLGLDTLANVTGELQLDPVDFRTTHLMFHTITKCLMSRDRFLKMRAMEIMANLSKVEDNGVLICEYVDQESYREVITLLTLPDIMLVISSLEVLYQLTELGEITCSKIACVDRSIDLLVRLVSVDLHTFGPEALTAIKLIEHQSTNSQVAEVRPQLVENVPPPVQGAPVTVTRVSVQTNPPPGIVEIDGEKFASQWLNAHYEVHAEGSVSRSELYSDYLATCGKLSRSGVLTSNCFYKCLRTIFPNHTIKRMEESKVNSQAQIHVVGLRKRAIPLHIQLYYQQQSCPVPGPKPEASLDPPHHTQSALPPGVGGQFVRAPAPSLTANQASPPVAFNMHGAPNPHPHVPAPAPRLPANPLVQTPPPSSTAASPMLPRPNDILKTAMIQSSIPTTPLASTQTFVPHAPVTLMQKALPQGHILTGRVQAACPPLEQQRLPTPLSQQVASSQDSLVVPANPPQYSSTPCTPLVAEGQVFTVAGVQSTQGSRVTFQNIAPKPAPQAQHALHHQPHLQQQQSLVIVSPNPQPNPAFAPAIHHIVLANPSTMQNAQTIQISGPPATSPQPASSQLNSCSSPSSNPTPGQGPPPTVSQMLSVKRQQLQIHTSPTPPPPPPPPTPPMAPPISPAQTTSTESSLIKQLLLPKRGPTTPGGKLILPAPQVPPPASTRAPSPQVVYQVTNSSQGTPQTPQLNVQLMQSSLQAPGAVQTVPISILPGQILSTSNSATILQATPNNQVTFTVVPNSSFPNAAVSSQGAPSPMVSQTGLTINTSPPTIGFQLTPPIPPPASTPVPPFRGDKIICQKEEEARDAAGLHVHERKIEVMENSLVTEVSTKASNGQPMEVDRPGAKLLNGRKFDSSLPPYHSGNSLPEALQGAQALNGPTIQGNDSTAKQTSGSAPSESIKPLVNGVCDFEKVGEATTGTHPSKNIPNHKASKHMGNGEVLIPSKVHETFTDSNSPQQGTAKAEQLERLANGPKSSGHSAEISNGPSAQSLDTSGSRQQHSPHNHVSPAAPPTTQNPPGADPATNGTSESRPLKRPAEDSDRGASGIPNKVGVRIVTISDPNNAGNSSTMVAVPAGVDPSTVAKVAIENVAQQRPGVPAPLPETTIQQPVSAQSPPPVAQTAQAVSQSSVPPGDGPQAAALPLEQTRKPGQNFKCLWQACKRWFETPSQVFYHAATQHGNKEAYPGQCMWEGCEPFSRQRLSFITHLQDKHCSREALLAALKLEETQGSSSNTSKSPPPAGSSSAPSRPQKAIVNHPSAALMALRRGSRNLVFRDFTDDKEGPLTKHIRLTAALTLKNIAKYSDCGQKLVKRHENHLSVLALSNMEVSTTLAKCLYELTHTLQA
- the arid2 gene encoding AT-rich interactive domain-containing protein 2 isoform X2, which translates into the protein MANSTGKNAPEQRRKGLAFLDELRQFHQSRGSPFRKLPVVGGKELDLSALYARVVSLGGFAKVSDRNQWSDLGEEFSLPRSCSNAAFVLKQFYLRYLEKYEKVHHFGEDDDEVQPGNPKQSLPIGAIPCSYNYQQHTVSDYLRQSYGLSTDFVPPCDYNKLVLSLLSGLPNEVDFAINVCTLMSNESKHTMQLEKEPKLVTLLLAHAGVFDDSLGSFSAVFGIDWREKTSRDFVRFWKDIVEDIEVKDLISDKSCTPQGEGPEQRAEQVVLFHPQRSMGISDVEGQRVLQVAIILRNLSFEETNIKQLAANRTCLRFLLLCAHCMFISLRQLGLDTLANVTGELQLDPVDFRTTHLMFHTITKCLMSRDRFLKMRAMEIMANLSKVEDNGVLICEYVDQESYREVITLLTLPDIMLVISSLEVLYQLTELGEITCSKIACVDRSIDLLVRLVSVDLHTFGPEALTAIKLIEHQSTNSQVAEVRPQLVENVPPPVQGAPVTVTRVSVQTNPPPGIVEIDGEKFASQWLNAHYEVHAEGSVSRSELYSDYLATCGKLSRSGVLTSNCFYKCLRTIFPNHTIKRMEESKVNSQAQIHVVGLRKRAIPLHIQLYYQQQSCPVPGPKPEASLDPPHHTQSALPPGVGGQFVRAPAPSLTANQASPPVAFNMHGAPNPHPHVPAPAPRLPANPLVQTPPPSSTAASPMLPRPNDILKTAMIQSSIPTTPLASTQTFVPHAPVTLMQKALPQGHILTGRVQAACPPLEQQRLPTPLSQQVASSQDSLVVPANPPQYSSTPCTPLVAEGQVFTVAGVQSTQGSRVTFQNIAPKPAPQAQHALHHQPHLQQQQSLVIVSPNPQPNPAFAPAIHHIVLANPSTMQNAQTIQISGPPATSPQPASSQLNSCSSPSSNPTPGQGPPPTVSQMLSVKRQQLQIHTSPTPPPPPPPPTPPMAPPISPAQTTSTESSLIKQLLLPKRGPTTPGGKLILPAPQVPPPASTRAPSPQVVYQVTNSSQGTPQTPQLNVQLMQSSLQAPGAVQTVPISILPGQILSTSNSATILQATPNNQVTFTVVPNSSFPNAAVSSQGAPSPMVSQTGLTINTSPPTIGFQLTPPIPPPASTPVPPFRGDKIICQKEEEARDAAGLHVHERKIEVMENSLVTEVSTKASNGQPMEVDRPGAKLLNGRKFDSSLPPYHSGNSLPEALQGAQALNGPTIQGNDSTAKQTSGSAPSESIKPLVNGVCDFEKVGEATTGTHPSKNIPNHKASKHMGNGEVLIPSKVHETFTDSNSPQQGTAKAEQLERLANGPKSSGHSAEISNGPSAQSLDTSGSRQQHSPHNHVSPAAPPTTQNPPGADPATNGTSESRPLKRPAEDSDRGASGIPNKVGVRIVTISDPNNAGNSSTMVAVPAGVDPSTVAKVAIENVAQQRPGVPAPLPETTIQPVSAQSPPPVAQTAQAVSQSSVPPGDGPQAAALPLEQTRKPGQNFKCLWQACKRWFETPSQVFYHAATQHGNKEAYPGQCMWEGCEPFSRQRLSFITHLQDKHCSREALLAALKLEETQGSSSNTSKSPPPAGSSSAPSRPQKAIVNHPSAALMALRRGSRNLVFRDFTDDKEGPLTKHIRLTAALTLKNIAKYSDCGQKLVKRHENHLSVLALSNMEVSTTLAKCLYELTHTLQA